A genomic window from Armatimonadota bacterium includes:
- a CDS encoding DUF192 domain-containing protein, with product MNIRLSALIVFGLMLSAPAVPRASVPPAPILPAAGGTPASSRECPLASQAAFTKGVLTITRGSRVVRLRVEVAETPAARAQGLMCRTRLDADAGMLFIFEETTRGSFWMKNTLIPLSIAFIDETWRIVEILDMEVERDPATPVAFYSPKKAYRYALEVNRGFFVRHNITAGASVTYRPQP from the coding sequence GTGAACATCCGACTGTCGGCTCTCATCGTCTTCGGCCTCATGCTCTCCGCCCCCGCGGTGCCCCGGGCGTCCGTCCCGCCGGCGCCGATCCTGCCGGCGGCCGGCGGGACCCCGGCCTCATCACGGGAATGCCCGCTGGCGAGTCAGGCCGCCTTTACGAAGGGCGTGCTCACCATCACTCGGGGGTCCCGCGTCGTCCGGCTCCGGGTGGAGGTGGCCGAGACCCCCGCGGCGCGGGCCCAGGGGCTGATGTGCCGGACCCGGCTGGATGCGGACGCGGGGATGCTCTTCATCTTCGAGGAGACCACGCGGGGGAGTTTCTGGATGAAGAACACCCTGATCCCGCTGTCCATCGCCTTCATCGATGAGACCTGGCGGATTGTCGAGATCCTCGACATGGAGGTCGAACGGGATCCGGCAACCCCTGTCGCCTTCTACTCGCCCAAGAAAGCGTATCGCTACGCCCTGGAGGTCAACCGGGGGTTCTTCGTCCGCCACAACATCACGGCCGGGGCCAGCGTCACCTACCGGCCGCAACCGTAG
- a CDS encoding class I SAM-dependent methyltransferase, protein MDSLHLRQGLADWLRRRAAVRSAPVEAAFRRVPRHLFLPQVALADAYRDDVVVTRRDATGLPSSSSSQPSIMAIMLEQLAPQRGHRVLEVGTGTGYNAALIRELVGPEGRVVTVEIQADVAQEASLHLAAAGYPDVTVVAADGGVGYSPEAPYDRIIVTASCADIPPAWRQQLVPGGRLVVPLRVRTQCLSVAFSREGDVLRSQSVQSCGFMYLRGAYAGDDPVVDLGEGLFLSGPAARKVPPDLLEALLSAPPRRVGGLIVPVNTFGLGGGLGVYLALQEPGMVDIFTAAPERWGFHSVSGLLDISARSLCLIRPDGVVVYGSDAAAGRLRSRVLEWVARGRPPLDHLHLEVWPADDRPPEAVTEGRTPEGRGPNGRERWVLRYRWSDVVCWFDD, encoded by the coding sequence ATGGATAGCCTGCACCTCCGTCAGGGCCTGGCGGACTGGTTGCGGCGCCGGGCGGCCGTCCGCTCGGCGCCCGTGGAGGCCGCGTTCCGGCGGGTCCCCCGGCATCTCTTCCTGCCCCAGGTGGCGTTGGCCGACGCCTACCGCGACGACGTTGTGGTCACGCGCCGCGACGCGACGGGATTGCCGAGCAGCAGCAGCAGTCAGCCGAGCATCATGGCTATCATGCTGGAGCAACTGGCGCCGCAGCGCGGCCACCGCGTCCTCGAGGTGGGCACCGGGACGGGGTACAATGCGGCGCTGATTCGCGAGCTGGTGGGGCCGGAAGGGCGTGTGGTGACCGTCGAGATCCAGGCCGATGTGGCGCAGGAGGCCTCCCTGCACTTGGCCGCCGCAGGCTATCCCGATGTGACGGTGGTGGCCGCCGACGGCGGGGTCGGCTACTCCCCCGAGGCTCCCTATGACCGCATCATCGTGACCGCGAGCTGCGCGGACATCCCCCCTGCCTGGCGCCAGCAACTGGTCCCGGGCGGACGGCTGGTCGTGCCCCTCCGGGTGCGTACCCAGTGCCTGAGCGTCGCCTTCAGCCGGGAGGGCGATGTGTTGCGCAGCCAGAGCGTCCAGAGCTGCGGGTTCATGTACCTCCGCGGGGCGTACGCAGGCGACGACCCGGTCGTGGACCTGGGGGAAGGGCTCTTCCTGAGCGGCCCCGCCGCCCGAAAGGTCCCCCCTGATCTCCTGGAGGCCCTGCTGTCCGCTCCGCCCCGGCGCGTCGGCGGGCTGATCGTGCCCGTGAACACCTTTGGTCTGGGCGGTGGGCTCGGAGTCTATCTCGCCCTCCAGGAGCCGGGCATGGTGGACATCTTCACGGCCGCTCCGGAGCGCTGGGGGTTCCACAGCGTCAGCGGCCTGCTGGACATCTCCGCGCGGAGCCTGTGTCTGATCCGGCCCGACGGCGTCGTCGTGTACGGGTCGGATGCGGCGGCCGGACGGCTCCGTTCCAGAGTCCTGGAGTGGGTGGCCCGGGGTCGGCCGCCGCTCGACCATCTGCATCTCGAGGTATGGCCGGCGGACGACAGACCCCCGGAGGCTGTGACGGAGGGCCGGACGCCGGAGGGCCGGGGGCCGAACGGCCGGGAGCGATGGGTGCTCCGGTACCGCTGGTCCGATGTCGTCTGCTGGTTCGACGATTGA
- a CDS encoding GAF domain-containing protein: MAGKSAEITALRAISRAIGQAVDLDSTLHLITRTTAEVMGMDSCSIYLLDPAGEYLILKATTGLAPEAVGRARLRFGEGLTGWAARQAQPVASSDAASDPRFVYLPETHEYHFRSLAAVPLITAGKVIGAVNVQTAQRHEYTPEEMELLGVIADLAAGAIEKATLYDNMRRQIRELSTLAEVSETLTSPLYLEEILRLIVEMASRTMEAKTCSLMLIDEETKDLVLAAVQSAGAGYLNRPTLKVGDGITGTVAREGTPIAVADVQADPRYLLKEMAAREGLRALLSVPLVVRDRVIGVFNCYKDRPHHFTDAEIKLFTTLANQTALAIENANLVVRSAVIREMHHRVKNNLQTVAMLLRLQLRDGRQVSGREVLQETINRILSIAAVHEILSVEGFRLVNLRQLLERVMHNVVQTMAAPTLRLSGAVRGDDIYLNSHQATSLALVVNELLQNAIEHAFPGRPEGRVEIRLARRDGGLTVEVEDDGRGLPPGFEPGGGGELGLKIVQALVTEDLGGTIAFSPGPGTRVVIAIPRLETGRA; encoded by the coding sequence ATGGCCGGCAAGTCCGCCGAGATCACGGCGCTGCGCGCCATCAGCCGCGCCATCGGCCAGGCGGTGGACCTGGACAGCACGCTGCACCTCATCACGCGCACCACCGCGGAGGTGATGGGGATGGACTCGTGCTCGATCTACCTCCTGGACCCGGCGGGCGAGTACCTCATCCTCAAGGCCACGACCGGGCTGGCCCCCGAAGCGGTGGGACGGGCGCGCCTGCGCTTCGGGGAGGGGCTCACCGGCTGGGCAGCCCGGCAGGCTCAGCCGGTCGCCAGTTCCGACGCGGCAAGCGATCCCCGGTTCGTCTACCTGCCCGAGACTCACGAGTACCACTTCCGGTCCCTGGCCGCGGTCCCGCTGATCACGGCCGGCAAAGTCATCGGGGCCGTCAACGTGCAGACCGCCCAGCGCCACGAGTACACGCCGGAAGAGATGGAGTTGCTGGGGGTGATCGCGGATCTGGCCGCGGGCGCCATCGAGAAGGCCACGCTCTACGACAACATGCGCCGCCAGATCCGCGAGTTGAGTACGCTGGCCGAGGTCAGCGAGACCCTGACGTCTCCGCTCTATCTCGAAGAGATCCTGCGCCTGATCGTCGAGATGGCGTCCCGGACCATGGAGGCGAAGACCTGCTCCCTGATGCTGATCGACGAGGAGACGAAGGACCTCGTCCTGGCCGCGGTGCAGAGCGCCGGCGCCGGCTATCTGAACCGGCCCACCCTGAAAGTGGGTGACGGCATTACCGGCACCGTGGCCCGGGAGGGCACGCCCATCGCGGTGGCCGACGTGCAGGCCGATCCGCGCTACCTGCTCAAGGAGATGGCGGCCCGGGAGGGCCTGCGCGCCCTGCTCTCGGTGCCCCTGGTCGTTCGCGACCGCGTGATCGGCGTCTTCAACTGCTACAAGGACCGGCCCCACCACTTCACCGACGCGGAGATCAAACTCTTCACCACCCTGGCCAACCAGACCGCGCTGGCCATCGAAAACGCCAACCTGGTCGTGCGCTCCGCGGTCATCCGCGAGATGCACCACCGGGTCAAGAACAACCTGCAGACCGTGGCCATGCTCCTGCGACTGCAGCTGCGGGACGGCCGTCAGGTCTCCGGCCGGGAGGTGCTCCAGGAAACGATCAACCGGATCCTGAGCATTGCCGCGGTGCACGAGATCCTCTCGGTGGAAGGATTCCGGCTGGTCAACCTGCGGCAGCTGCTGGAACGGGTCATGCACAACGTCGTCCAGACCATGGCCGCACCGACCCTGCGGCTGAGCGGTGCCGTCCGCGGAGACGACATCTACCTCAACTCCCACCAGGCGACCTCCCTGGCCCTGGTCGTCAACGAACTGCTCCAGAATGCCATCGAGCACGCCTTCCCCGGTCGCCCGGAGGGACGGGTGGAGATCCGTCTGGCGCGGCGCGACGGCGGGCTCACCGTCGAGGTGGAGGATGACGGGCGGGGGCTCCCGCCGGGATTCGAACCCGGCGGGGGCGGCGAGCTGGGGTTGAAAATCGTCCAGGCCCTGGTCACCGAGGACCTGGGCGGGACGATCGCCTTCAGCCCCGGACCGGGGACACGGGTGGTGATCGCCATCCCGCGCCTGGAGACCGGACGGGCATGA
- a CDS encoding response regulator: MRPPLRIVIADDEAVIRLGLRAMLEDQGYQVVGEAADGRRLLDLVGKLRPDLVFLDIKMPGLDGLQAAGVLLRERAVPVIILTAYADRDFIDRAREAGVLAYLVKPVRESDLAPAVEMAMGRFKEITALRREIGDLEETLRTRKLVERAKGILMRREGLDEAQAFLRIQRAARDGRKTMREVAEAIIRGHGG, translated from the coding sequence ATGAGGCCGCCCCTGCGCATCGTCATCGCCGACGACGAGGCGGTCATCCGCCTCGGTCTGCGGGCGATGCTGGAGGATCAGGGATACCAGGTGGTCGGTGAGGCCGCCGACGGCCGCCGTCTCCTGGACCTGGTGGGGAAACTGCGTCCCGACCTGGTCTTCCTGGACATCAAGATGCCGGGCCTGGACGGGCTGCAGGCGGCCGGGGTGCTCCTCCGGGAGCGCGCCGTGCCGGTGATCATCCTCACCGCCTACGCCGACCGCGACTTCATCGATCGGGCGCGCGAGGCCGGAGTGCTGGCCTACCTGGTCAAGCCGGTGCGCGAGAGCGACCTGGCTCCGGCGGTGGAGATGGCCATGGGCCGCTTCAAGGAGATCACGGCCCTGCGCCGGGAGATCGGCGATCTGGAGGAGACCCTGCGCACGCGAAAGCTCGTCGAGCGGGCCAAGGGCATTCTGATGCGCCGTGAGGGACTGGATGAAGCGCAAGCCTTCCTGCGCATCCAGCGCGCCGCCCGCGACGGTCGGAAGACGATGCGCGAGGTCGCCGAGGCCATCATCCGCGGCCACGGTGGCTAG
- a CDS encoding NAD+ synthase — translation MLRIGMAQLNTTVGDLEGNTRRICETIDRARDLGVDVVCFPELSVPGYPPEDLLLKPDFVRANLAALAEVAGATRHITAVVGFVDRDGPLYNAAAVLSDGRQVGVYRKHRLPNYGVFDEKRYFHPGRSAPVFLIRGVPVGITICEDIWLPGGPCQAEAAAGALVILNINGSPYHRHKWQQREEMLRTRAREYGVVLCYNNLVGGQDELVFDGMGMIVDHTGRLLARGRQFEEDLVVCDVDPEAVRRQRRVAPGPPPEEEGGPIATPTVYVSDAPSPSGAPPTPRPPVEPQIPPALDPTEEVYRALVLGTRDYMRKNGFTDAVVGLSGGIDSALVATIAVDALGAEHVHTAWLPSRFSSEDSRRFAAAVAQNLGVERLDLAIDPIYQAFLDSLSATFAGRAADATEENIQARIRGTLLMALSNKFGWLVLATGNKSEMSVGYATLYGDMAGGFAVIKDVPKTLVYELARWRNLRQPIIPEGVITRPPTAELRAGQKDTDTLPPYEILDPILRLYIEEDVPPEEIAAQGYPAEVVARVVTMVDRNEYKRRQAPPGIKITPKALGKDRRLPITNRFRHSLPRPAPVDPS, via the coding sequence ATGCTCCGCATCGGCATGGCCCAGCTCAACACCACTGTCGGGGACCTCGAGGGCAACACCCGCCGGATCTGTGAGACGATCGACCGCGCCCGGGACCTGGGCGTCGACGTCGTCTGTTTCCCCGAGCTGTCCGTCCCCGGCTATCCGCCGGAGGACCTGCTCCTCAAGCCGGATTTCGTCCGCGCCAACCTTGCCGCCCTGGCCGAGGTGGCCGGGGCCACCCGGCACATCACGGCCGTGGTGGGATTCGTGGACCGGGACGGCCCCCTGTACAACGCCGCCGCGGTCCTCTCCGACGGCCGGCAGGTCGGTGTGTACCGCAAGCACCGCCTTCCCAACTACGGCGTGTTCGACGAGAAGCGCTACTTCCACCCCGGACGGAGTGCGCCGGTCTTCCTCATCCGCGGCGTGCCCGTGGGGATCACCATCTGCGAGGACATCTGGCTCCCGGGCGGGCCCTGCCAGGCCGAAGCCGCCGCCGGGGCGCTGGTCATCCTCAACATCAACGGCTCCCCCTACCACCGGCACAAGTGGCAGCAGCGGGAGGAGATGCTGCGCACCCGGGCCCGCGAGTACGGCGTCGTGCTCTGCTACAACAACCTGGTCGGCGGGCAGGACGAGCTGGTCTTCGACGGGATGGGGATGATCGTCGACCACACCGGGAGGTTGCTGGCCCGAGGCCGGCAGTTCGAAGAGGACCTGGTGGTCTGTGACGTGGACCCGGAGGCCGTGAGGCGCCAGCGTCGCGTGGCCCCGGGGCCGCCCCCGGAGGAGGAAGGCGGACCGATCGCCACGCCCACCGTTTACGTCTCGGACGCGCCGTCCCCCTCCGGCGCGCCGCCGACGCCCCGGCCGCCCGTGGAGCCGCAGATCCCGCCGGCCCTGGACCCGACCGAAGAGGTGTACCGGGCGCTGGTCCTGGGTACACGGGACTATATGCGGAAAAACGGCTTCACCGACGCCGTCGTCGGCCTCTCCGGCGGCATCGACTCCGCCCTCGTGGCCACGATCGCCGTGGACGCGCTGGGCGCGGAGCACGTCCACACCGCCTGGCTCCCCTCACGCTTCAGCTCCGAGGACAGCCGCCGGTTTGCCGCCGCGGTGGCCCAGAACCTCGGCGTGGAGCGCCTCGATCTGGCGATCGATCCCATCTACCAGGCCTTCCTGGACAGCCTGAGCGCCACCTTTGCCGGTCGCGCGGCGGATGCGACGGAGGAGAACATCCAGGCCCGCATCCGCGGGACGCTGCTCATGGCCCTGTCCAACAAATTCGGCTGGCTGGTGCTGGCCACGGGCAACAAAAGCGAGATGAGCGTGGGCTACGCGACGCTGTACGGCGACATGGCCGGCGGCTTCGCCGTGATCAAGGATGTGCCCAAGACGCTGGTCTACGAGCTGGCCCGCTGGCGGAACCTGCGGCAGCCGATCATCCCGGAGGGCGTGATCACCCGGCCGCCGACCGCCGAACTCCGCGCCGGCCAGAAAGACACCGACACCCTGCCGCCCTATGAGATCCTCGATCCGATCCTCCGGCTCTACATCGAGGAGGATGTGCCGCCGGAAGAGATCGCGGCCCAGGGCTATCCGGCCGAGGTGGT